The bacterium genome includes the window ATAAGAGGAGGCACAAGATAGTATCATGATGAATCTTTTTCAAACAATTAATACATCTGGCTCAGGACTTACCGCAGAACAATTACGAATGGATGTAATTGCTAATAATATTGCGAATGTGAATACAACTCGAACTCCACAAGGAGGCCCTTATCGTCGACAAAGAGTACTATTTACTCCTCGTGAACCGCAGGTATTTTTTAATATACCATTTGTTAAATCACAGGTTATCTACAATGGTAAAGGGGTGCGTGTCGTAGGTATTGAAGAAGACCCTTCTCCATTTAAAATAGAATATCGACCTGAACATCCAGATGCAGATAAAGATG containing:
- the flgC gene encoding flagellar basal body rod protein FlgC, giving the protein MNLFQTINTSGSGLTAEQLRMDVIANNIANVNTTRTPQGGPYRRQRVLFTPREPQVFFNIPFVKSQVIYNGKGVRVVGIEEDPSPFKIEYRPEHPDADKDGYVRLPNVNVVLEMTDMITATRAYEANVAAMRSAKEMMIRALDISR